A genome region from Hevea brasiliensis isolate MT/VB/25A 57/8 chromosome 9, ASM3005281v1, whole genome shotgun sequence includes the following:
- the LOC110647681 gene encoding wall-associated receptor kinase-like 2 encodes MAVKLVPFILLLPWLIKASSPTSSSMAKPGCPDRCGNVTIPYPFGIGAGCYMDPGFEVFCNESSLPHKPYIRSINLELLEVSLNGTVRVNNPVLSSNCQDKAPTADVSLSGSPFWFSRARNMFTALGCDNLALIYGQDMLIGGCLSICNVTFKERSCNGINCCQITIPPYLKFINATFRSISASQDHEECRVGFMVDEEWFNSSLIDGYSVLDYVPVVLWWGMSNGTCRDSPQRNSTGGNSTGLCGTSASCSNKTGIYYICSCDEGYEGNPYLSCQGSYNCTCPDGYFSVGKYCQPLGDHVYPKVTVIIIGISSGLGLLFLIVGSWWLHKVLKRRKDFNRRQKFFRRNGGLLLEQQLSSSESSVEKTMFTSKELDKATDHYNENRILGQGGQGTVYKGMLSDGKLVAIKKSKLVDDSKLEQFINEVVILSQINHRNVVKLLGCCLETEVPLLVYEFIPNGTLFQHLHDPNEEFPITWEMRLRIAAEVAGALSYLHSAASMPIYHRDIKSSNILLDIKYRAKVSDFGTSKSIAIDQTHVTTQVQGTFGYLDPEFFQSSQFTEKSDVYSFGVVLVELLTGQKPISSMRSVEERSLVTYFLLSMEQNRLFEILDARVLKEGGKEEIIAVAKLAKRCLNLNGKKRPTMKAIVMELEGIRASHGTCSITEHDDEYEEIDFSQGDYTAQWDVASSSTVSLGNSSAPVTSDGQPLLSSS; translated from the exons ATGGCTGTCAAATTGGTGCCCTTCATCCTATTGTTACCATGGCTCATCAAAGCATCATCACCAACATCATCCTCTATGGCAAAGCCTGGATGTCCAGACAGGTGTGGAAACGTTACAATTCCATACCCATTTGGAATTGGAGCAGGCTGTTACATGGATCCAGGGTTTGAAGTATTCTGCAACGAATCTTCTCTCCCTCATAAACCTTACATACGTAGCATCAACCTGGAACTGCTAGAAGTTTCACTGAATGGCACTGTTCGTGTCAACAATCCTGTGCTCTCTTCTAATTGTCAGGACAAAGCTCCTACTGCAGACGTAAGCTTATCAGGCAGCCCCTTTTGGTTTTCACGTGCTCGCAACATGTTCACAGCCCTGGGATGTGACAATCTTGCCTTGATTTACGGGCAAGACATGCTTATTGGTGGTTGCCTGTCAATTTGCAATGTAACTTTCAAGGAAAGAAGCTGCAATGGCATAAATTGTTGTCAGATCACAATCCCACCTTACCTCAAGTTCATTAATGCAACGTTTAGAAGTATCTCTGCTTCTCAGGATCATGAGGAATGCAGGGTTGGCTTTATGGTTGACGAAGAATGGTTCAATTCCAGTTTGATAGATGGATATAGTGTCTTGGATTATGTTCCGGTTGTGTTGTGGTGGGGGATGAGTAACGGGACTTGCAGAGATTCGCCTCAAAGAAACTCTACTGGGGGAAATTCAACCGGTCTCTGTGGTACCAGTGCTTCCTGTTCGAATAAAACTGGCATATATTACATATGTTCTTGCGATGAGGGCTATGAAGGAAATCCATACCTTTCTTGTCAAG GAAGCTACAATTGTACATGCCCTGATGGTTATTTTTCTGTGGGAAAATACTGCCAACCACTGGGCGACCATGTCTATCCCAAAGTAACGGTGATCATTATTG GTATAAGTTCTGGTCTTGGGCTACTTTTCCTGATAGTTGGCTCATGGTGGCTACACAAGGTATTAAAAAGGCGAAAAGATTTCAATCGCAGGCAAAAGTTCTTTAGAAGGAACGGTGGTCTACTTCTGGAACAACAACTATCTTCGTCTGAAAGTAGTGTCGAAAAAACAATGTTTACCTCGAAGGAGCTAGACAAGGCTACAGACCATTATAACGAGAATCGAATCCTTGGCCAAGGAGGCCAAGGCACAGTATATAAAGGGATGTTGTCTGATGGAAAGCTGGTTGCAATTAAAAAATCAAAACTAGTGGACGACAGTAAACTTGAGCAGTTTATCAATGAAGTGGTGATTCTGTCACAGATTAACCACAGAAATGTTGTTAAGCTCCTAGGTTGTTGCTTGGAGACAGAAGTTCCTTTATTAGTTTATGAGTTCATTCCTAATGGAACACTCTTCCAACATTTACATGACCCTAATGAAGAGTTTCCAATTACATGGGAAATGCGTCTACGGATTGCTGCCGAAGTTGCAGGTGCTCTGTCTTATTTGCATTCAGCAGCTTCCATGCCTATTTACCATCGAGATATCAAGTCTTCAAACATTCTCTTGGACATCAAATATAGAGCAAAAGTTTCTGATTTTGGCACCTCAAAATCAATTGCAATTGATCAAACACATGTGACCACTCAAGTACAAGGGACTTTTGGATATTTGGATCCTGAATTCTTTCAATCAAGTCAATTCACAGAAAAGAGCGATGTTTATAGCTTTGGAGTAGTTCTTGTTGAGCTTTTAACTGGACAAAAGCCGATTTCTTCGATGCGATCTGTTGAAGAGAGAAGTTTAGTAACATATTTCTTACTGTCAATGGAGCAAAATCGTTTGTTTGAAATTCTTGATGCACGAGTTCTTAAAGAAGGAGGGAAGGAAGAGATTATAGCAGTTGCTAAACTAGCAAAAAGGTGCTTGAACTTGAACGGAAAGAAGAGGCCTACAATGAAAGCAATTGTAATGGAATTGGAAGGAATTAGAGCATCACATGGAACTTGTTCAATCACTGAACATGATGATGAGTATGAAGAGATTGATTTTTCTCAGGGTGATTACACTGCTCAATGGGATGTGGCTTCTTCTTCAACAGTGTCACTTGGAAATAGTAGTGCACCTGTGACATCAGATGGGCAACCTTTACTTTCTAGTTCCTGA
- the LOC110642447 gene encoding cell number regulator 2 isoform X1 — MIETTTGRTTTEEPTTGDEQVHFETHSKWTTGLCGCCEDPSNCLVTTFCPCITFGRNAEIIDKNAVSCACSGLVFMVLSYVGVPCLYSFTYRSKLRGQHSLPEHPCADCCVHCWCLHCALCQEYRELKNRGLDPSIGWAANAERMNKVGAMAPPVVEQGMPR, encoded by the exons ATGATTGAAACGACGACAGGGAGGACAACCACAGAAGAGCCTACAACAGGCGATGAGCAAGTCCACTTTGAAACGCATTCTAAATGGACTACTGGCTTATGTGGATGCTGCGAAGATCCCTCTAATT GTCTAGTTACCACTTTCTGTCCCTGTATTACCTTCGGCCGGAATGCAGAGATCATTGATAAGAATGCTGTAT CATGTGCTTGTTCTGGCTTGGTTTTCATGGTGCTTTCGTACGTGGGGGTTCCATGTTTGTACTCCTTCACATATCGAAGCAAACTAAGAGGGCAACATTCATTGCCAGAACACCCTTGTGCTGATTGCTGTGTTCATTGCTGGTGTCTCCACTGTGCTCTTTGTCAAGAGTACCGAGAGCTTAAGAATCGCGGACTCGACCCTTCCATAG GTTGGGCAGCCAATGCAGAGAGAATGAACAAAGTTGGAGCCATGGCACCTCCAGTTGTTGAACAAGGTATGCCTCGTTAG